The nucleotide window GCGACGTGCCCGGAGCTTCGGTGCATTCTAAAATTACTTGTACTCTGTTTCCTTTTGCCATAGTGCTATATTATACGTCTTTAATGAGAGTTCCTTTTTTTCTTGCTTCTTTCAGCACGGCATGGATACCCTTCTTATTAATTGTGCGAAGCGTTTTTGCAGAAACTTTTAAGGTCACCCATTTGTCTTCTTCTGGGACATAGAATTTCTTTTTCTGCAGATTTTGTTGAAACTTATGCTTCGTCTTGTTGTTGGACTTTGAGGAGCGATATCCATTTTGTGCTCCTTTGCCCGTGATGTCATCTTTACGTGCCATGATCAAATAAAACCGTTATTTTACATTTCTCAGATAGACTGGAAAAATAGCCTTATTCCCGAAAAAGATCAATGTTTCTTTTACAGGGATTTTTTTTACATATTAGGCCGTTCTGGGGAGAACGATAATAGAATGTAAATATAGATCTTAAAATAGGGATAAACTTGATTTGCGAGCACATCTCTGCATTTGTCAATAAAACCCATCACTTTCTTTGATTTTGCTTATTTATGCCCTATTTTCAGGCGTCTTCACCATTATTTTAAACCCCATTCATACCTATATTTATGGCAAATAAAAAAGGATCAGATTACAAGGCGGAAAATATTCAGGTTTTAGAAGGACTGGAGGCCGTTCGTAAACGTCCGGCGATGTATATCGGGGATACGGGCCAGCGCGGACTTCACCACCTTATTAATGAGGTGGTTGACAACTCCATTGATGAAGCGATGGAGGGACATTGTGATCAGCTTGATGTTACTATTAATAAAGATGGATCTATCACGATTACAGATAACGGTCGTGGAATTCCGGTTGATGAGCATCC belongs to Fodinibius sp. Rm-B-1B1-1 and includes:
- the rpmB gene encoding 50S ribosomal protein L28; translation: MARKDDITGKGAQNGYRSSKSNNKTKHKFQQNLQKKKFYVPEEDKWVTLKVSAKTLRTINKKGIHAVLKEARKKGTLIKDV